A portion of the Lolium rigidum isolate FL_2022 chromosome 1, APGP_CSIRO_Lrig_0.1, whole genome shotgun sequence genome contains these proteins:
- the LOC124684640 gene encoding NAC domain-containing protein 22-like translates to MERRAGGGAAAASLDLPGFRFHPTEEELLEFYLKQQIMAGGRTNNNSNKKQQLSFDIIPTVHLYRHDPWDLPALASIASEREWYFFVPRDGARGKVQGGGRPSRTTERGFWKATGSDRAVRCAADPKRLVGLKKTLVYYQGRAPRGAKTDWVMNEYRLPEVVDGKAEPQQEVVLCKVYRKAVSLKELEQRVAMEELARTRHSVSLPSQSHSHCSAGSPDDSSSSASEVVHEAAAASAGVKKEEVSVAAVSRPAAMRLPQLETARGPGGGLEWMQDPFLTQLRSPWMESLCLSPFYASSVLNF, encoded by the coding sequence ATGGAgcggcgagcaggaggaggagcagcggcggcgtccctggacctGCCGGGGTTCCGGTTCCACCCGACGGAGGAGGAGCTGCTGGAGTTCTACCTCAAGCAGCAGATCATGGCCGGCGGCCGtaccaacaacaacagcaacaagaagCAGCAGCTCAGCTTCGACATCATCCCCACCGTGCACCTGTACCGGCACGACCCCTGGGACCTCCCCGCCCTGGCCTCCATCGCCAGCGAGCGTGAGTGGTACTTCTTCGTGCCCCGCGACGGCGCCCGAGGGAAGGTCCAGGGCGGTGGGCGGCCCAGCCGGACCACGGAGCGCGGGTTCTGGAAGGCCACGGGGTCCGACCGCGCCGTGCGGTGCGCCGCCGACCCCAAGCGCCTCGTCGGGCTCAAGAAGACGCTGGTCTACTaccagggccgcgcgccccggggCGCCAAGACCGACTGGGTCATGAACGAGTACCGCCTACCCGAAGTGGTGGACGGCAAGGCCGAGCCGCAGCAGGAGGTGGTGCTATGCAAGGTCTACCGCAAGGCCGTGTCGCTCAAGGAGCTCGAGCAGCGGGTCGCCATGGAGGAGCTCGCACGCACCCGCCATTCAGTCTCGCTGCCGTCCCAGTCCCATTCGCACTGCAGCGCTGGATCGCCGGACGACTCGTCGTCATCGGCGTCGGAGGTTGTCCACGAGGCTGCCGCGGCCTCTGCAGGAGTGAAGAAAGAGGAGGTGTCAgtggcagccgtgtcgaggcCGGCGGCGATGAGGCTGCCGCAGCTTGAGACGGCGCGGGGGCCCGGCGGTGGGCTGGAATGGATGCAGGACCCCTTCCTGACGCAGCTGAGGAGCCCCTGGATGGAGAGCCTCTGCCTGTCTCCCTTCtacgccagcagcgtcctcaacttcTAG
- the LOC124665398 gene encoding 1,4-alpha-glucan-branching enzyme, chloroplastic/amyloplastic-like has protein sequence MLCLTTSSPSALPRPSPAADRPGPGISGGAVAGGGNVRLSGVLVPSLPSSLRCKAKSKFSVPVTAQGTEAMATGGDGLGRLPIYDLDPKLAGFKDHFDYRMKRYLDQKQSIEQHEGSLEEFAKGYLKFGINKEGDASVYREWAPAAVEAQLVGDFNNWDGSKHKMTKDSFGVWSIKISHVNGKPAIPHNSKVKFRFRHGGGVWVDRIPAWIRYATVDASKFGAPYDGVHWDPPTSERYVFKHPRPRKPDAPRIYEAHIGMSGEKPKVSTYREFADNVLPRIRANNYNTVQLMAIMEHSYYASFGYHVTNFFAVSSRSGTPEDLKYLVDKAHSLGLRVLMDVVHSHASKNVTDGLNGYDVGQNTQESYFHTGDRGYHKLWDSRLFNYANWEVLRFLLSNLRYWMDEFMFDGFRFDGVTSMLYNHNGVNMSFTGNYKEYFGLDTNVDAVVYMMLANHLMHKLLPEATVVAEDVSGMPVLCRSVDEGGVGFDYRLAMAIPDRWIDYLKNKDDLEWSMSGIAQTLTNRRYTERCIAYAESHDQSIVGDKTMAFLLMDKEMYTGMSDLQPASPTIDRGIALQKMIHFITMALGGDGYLNFMGNEFGHPEWIDFPREGNNWSYDKCRRQWSLVDTDHLRYKYMNAFDQAMNALDEKFSFLSSSKQIVSDMDEDKKVIVFERGDLVFVFNFHPNKTYDGYKVGCDLPGKYRVALDSDALMFGGHGRVGHDVDHFTSTEGVPGVPETNFNNRPNSFRILSPPRTCVAYYRVDEKAERHKKEAAVSWEENVTMGYIDVEATHAKERTDDEATSGSKKASTENVSGNKGMNFVFHSYDDGKK, from the exons ATGCTGTGCCTCACCACCTCGTCGCCCTCCGCCCTGCCGCGCCCCTCTCCCGCCGCTGACCGGCCGGGCCCCGGGATCTCG GGTggcgccgtcgccggcggcggcaatGTGCGGCTGAGCGGCGTCCTGGTGCCGTCCCTCCCGTCCTCGCTCCGCTGCAAG GCCAAGAGCAAGTTTTCTGTCCCCGTGACCGCGCAAGGAACCGAGGCCATGGCAACAGGCGGAGACGGCCTCGGCCGCCTTCCCATATACGATCTGGATCCGAAGCTGGCCGGATTCAAGGACCACTTCGATTACAGGATGAAAAGATACCTTGACCAGAAACAGTCGATTGAGCAACATGAGGGGAGCCTTGAAGAGTTCGCTAAAG GCTATCTGAAGTTTGGGATCAATAAAGAAGGTGATGCATCTGTGTACCGTGAATGGGCCCCTGCTGCAGT GGAAGCACAGCTTGTTGGCGACTTCAACAACTGGGATGGTTCTAAGCACAAGATGACAAAGGATAGTTTTGGCGTTTGGTCAATCAAGATTTCACATGTCAATGGGAAACCTGCTATCCCTCACAATTCCAAGGTTAAATTTCGATTCAGGCATGGAGGTGGAGTATGGGTTGATCGGATTCCGGCATGGATTCGTTATGCTACTGTTGATGCCTCTAAATTCGGAGCTCCTTATGATGGTGTTCACTGGGATCCACCAACTAGTGAAAG GTACGTGTTTAAGCATCCACGGCCTCGAAAGCCTGACGCTCCACGTATCTATGAAGCCCATATTGGGATGAGTGGTGAAAAGCCTAAAGTAAGCACATACAGAGAATTTGCTGACAATGTGTTACCACGCATAAGGGCAAATAACTACAACACAGTTCAGCTGATGGCAATCATGGAACATTCATACTATGCTTCTTTTGGGTATCATGTGACAAATTTCTTTGCAGTCAGCAGCAGATCAGGCACGCCAGAGGACCTCAAATATCTTGTTGACAAGGCACATAGTTTAGGATTGCGTGTTCTGATGGATGTTGTCCATAGCCATGCGAGCAAGAACGTGACAGATGGTCTAAATGGCTATGATGTTGGACAAAACACACAGGAGTCTTATTTCCACACAGGCGACAGGGGCTACCATAAACTGTGGGATAGCCGTCTATTCAACTATGCTAATTGGGAGGTCTTAAGATTTCTTCTTTCTAATTTGAGATATTGGATGGATGAGTTTATGTTTGATGGCTTCCGATTTGACGGGGTTACATCCATGCTATACAATCATAATGGTGTCAATATGTCATTCACTGGAAATTACAAGGAGTATTTTGGGTTGGATACCAATGTAGATGCAGTTGTTTACATGATGCTCGCGAACCACTTAATGCACAAACTCTTGCCAGAAGCAactgttgttgcagaagatgtttCAGGCATGCCAGTGCTTTGTCGGTCAGTTGATGAAGGTGGAGTAGGGTTTGACTATCGCCTGGCTATGGCTATTCCTGATAGATGGATTGACTACCTGAAAAACAAAGATGACCTTGAATGGTCAATGAGTGGAATAGCACAGACTTTGACTAACAGGAGATATACGGAAAGGTGCATTGCATATGCTGAGAGCCATGATCAG TCTATTGTTGGTGACAAGACTATGGCATTTCTCTTGATGGACAAGGAAATGTATACTGGCATGTCAGACCTGCAGCCTGCTTCACCTACAATTGATCGTGGCATTGCACTTCAAAAG ATGATTCACTTTATCACTATGGCCCTTGGAGGTGATGGCTACCTAAATTTTATGGGTAATGAG TTTGGCCACCCTGAATGGATTGACTTTCCAAGAGAGGGCAACAATTGGAGCTATGATAAATGTAGACGGCAGTGGAGCCTTGTCGACACTGATCACCTACGATACAAG TACATGAATGCATTTGATCAAGCAATGAATGCACTCGACGAGAAATTTTCCTTCCTATCATCATCAAAGCAGATTGTGAGCGACATGGATGAGGACAAAAAG GTTATTGTATTTGAGCGTGGAGATTTGGTTTTTGTCTTCAATTTTCATCCCAATAAAACTTATGACGG TTACAAAGTTGGATGCGATTTACCTGGGAAATACAGGGTTGCTCTGGACTCCGATGCTCTGATGTTCGGTGGACATGGAAGA GTTGGCCATGACGTGGATCACTTCACGTCAACTGAAGGAGTACCAGGAGTGCCTGAAACAAACTTCAACAACCGCCCCAACTCATTCAGAATCCTGTCTCCACCCCGCACTTGTGTG GCTTACTATCGTGTTGACGAAAAAGCTGAAAGGCATAAGAAGGAAGCAGCTGTTTCTTGGGAGGAGAACGTGACTATGGGGTACATCGATGTTGAAGCTACTCACGCCAAAGAGAGAACAGATGATGAGGCGACCTCTGGTTCCAAAAAAGCGTCAACAGAGAATGTCTCTGGCAACAAGGGAATGAACTTTGTGTTCCATTCGTATGACGATGGCAAGAAATAA